One segment of Trachemys scripta elegans isolate TJP31775 chromosome 1, CAS_Tse_1.0, whole genome shotgun sequence DNA contains the following:
- the LOC117884823 gene encoding C->U-editing enzyme APOBEC-1-like isoform X3: MFYEIKWSNSKRSWQSCCHSTRTEHAEIHFIEDVFQKQRSDPSVHCSITWYMSWSPCADCCKEIRDFLKEQPNVNLVIYVAWLYWHKEETNRQGLRSLVNIGVSIRVMDLPAYSYCWRTFVYDEDKDEDDYWPRHFAPWIMLYSLELQSILQNIPSCLEISTDENQTPVFSLCVEDDQQKRALTSTNPR; this comes from the exons ATGTTCTATGAAATCAAGTGGAGCAATAGCAAAAGGTCCTGGCAGAGCTGTTGCCATAGCACTCGAACGGAGCATGCTGAAATCCACTTCATAGAAGATGTCTTTCAGAAGCAAAGATCTGATCCTTCTGTCCACTGCTCCATCACCTGGTACATGTCCTGGAGTCCCTGTGCAGACTGCTGCAAGGAAATCAGGGATTTCCTGAAAGAACAGCCTAATGTGAACCTAGTTATCTATGTAGCATGGCTCTACTGGCACAAAGAGGAAACCAATCGTCAGGGTCTACGGAGCCTGGTGAACATTGGAGTGTCCATCCGAGTCATGGACCTCCCAG CTTATAGCTACTGTTGGAGAACATTTGTCTATGATGAGGACAAGGATGAAGATGATTATTGGCCCAGGCACTTTGCTCCATGGATAATGCTATATTCTCTTGAACTCCAGTCCATCCTTCAG AACATTCCGTCTTGCTTAGAGATTTCAACAGATGAGAACCAGACTCCAGTTTTCAGCCTCTGTGTAGAAGATGATCAACAGAAAAGAGCACTCACATCCACCAATCCCCGATAG
- the LOC117884823 gene encoding C->U-editing enzyme APOBEC-1-like isoform X2, whose protein sequence is MAAGWNRDHVSRGITQGGKILQETFIDGYDPSVLRRVQYMFYEIKWSNSKRSWQSCCHSTRTEHAEIHFIEDVFQKQRSDPSVHCSITWYMSWSPCADCCKEIRDFLKEQPNVNLVIYVAWLYWHKEETNRQGLRSLVNIGVSIRVMDLPAYSYCWRTFVYDEDKDEDDYWPRHFAPWIMLYSLELQSILQNIPSCLEISTDENQTPVFSLCVEDDQQKRALTSTNPR, encoded by the exons ATCATGTATCCAGAGGCATCACACAGGG GGGGAAGATACTCCAGGAGACATTTATAGACGGTTATGACCCAAGTGTCCTTCGAAGGGTGCAATACATGTTCTATGAAATCAAGTGGAGCAATAGCAAAAGGTCCTGGCAGAGCTGTTGCCATAGCACTCGAACGGAGCATGCTGAAATCCACTTCATAGAAGATGTCTTTCAGAAGCAAAGATCTGATCCTTCTGTCCACTGCTCCATCACCTGGTACATGTCCTGGAGTCCCTGTGCAGACTGCTGCAAGGAAATCAGGGATTTCCTGAAAGAACAGCCTAATGTGAACCTAGTTATCTATGTAGCATGGCTCTACTGGCACAAAGAGGAAACCAATCGTCAGGGTCTACGGAGCCTGGTGAACATTGGAGTGTCCATCCGAGTCATGGACCTCCCAG CTTATAGCTACTGTTGGAGAACATTTGTCTATGATGAGGACAAGGATGAAGATGATTATTGGCCCAGGCACTTTGCTCCATGGATAATGCTATATTCTCTTGAACTCCAGTCCATCCTTCAG AACATTCCGTCTTGCTTAGAGATTTCAACAGATGAGAACCAGACTCCAGTTTTCAGCCTCTGTGTAGAAGATGATCAACAGAAAAGAGCACTCACATCCACCAATCCCCGATAG
- the LOC117884823 gene encoding C->U-editing enzyme APOBEC-1-like isoform X1, producing the protein MKAPHPPQDLQAKWELGRFRSHSPLIRVILDLTLLPHLAFLSPVTISDSPSILLGKILQETFIDGYDPSVLRRVQYMFYEIKWSNSKRSWQSCCHSTRTEHAEIHFIEDVFQKQRSDPSVHCSITWYMSWSPCADCCKEIRDFLKEQPNVNLVIYVAWLYWHKEETNRQGLRSLVNIGVSIRVMDLPAYSYCWRTFVYDEDKDEDDYWPRHFAPWIMLYSLELQSILQNIPSCLEISTDENQTPVFSLCVEDDQQKRALTSTNPR; encoded by the exons ATGAAAGCACCACATCCTCCACAAGATTTACAGGCAAAGTGGGAGCTGGGAAGATTCAGATCTCACTCCCCTCTCATCCGTGTGATACTAGATTTaactctccttccccatctcgCTTTCCTTTCTCCAGTCACTATCTCTGACTCTCCCTCTATCCTTCT GGGGAAGATACTCCAGGAGACATTTATAGACGGTTATGACCCAAGTGTCCTTCGAAGGGTGCAATACATGTTCTATGAAATCAAGTGGAGCAATAGCAAAAGGTCCTGGCAGAGCTGTTGCCATAGCACTCGAACGGAGCATGCTGAAATCCACTTCATAGAAGATGTCTTTCAGAAGCAAAGATCTGATCCTTCTGTCCACTGCTCCATCACCTGGTACATGTCCTGGAGTCCCTGTGCAGACTGCTGCAAGGAAATCAGGGATTTCCTGAAAGAACAGCCTAATGTGAACCTAGTTATCTATGTAGCATGGCTCTACTGGCACAAAGAGGAAACCAATCGTCAGGGTCTACGGAGCCTGGTGAACATTGGAGTGTCCATCCGAGTCATGGACCTCCCAG CTTATAGCTACTGTTGGAGAACATTTGTCTATGATGAGGACAAGGATGAAGATGATTATTGGCCCAGGCACTTTGCTCCATGGATAATGCTATATTCTCTTGAACTCCAGTCCATCCTTCAG AACATTCCGTCTTGCTTAGAGATTTCAACAGATGAGAACCAGACTCCAGTTTTCAGCCTCTGTGTAGAAGATGATCAACAGAAAAGAGCACTCACATCCACCAATCCCCGATAG